Genomic segment of Thermus thermamylovorans:
TCTGGCGGAGACGCTGGCGGAGAGGGCCAAAACCGGGGCGCTCCCCCGGGCCCGGACCTGGCGGATGACCTCGAGGCCGGAAACGCCGGGCATGACCAGGTCGCAGACCACCAGGTCGTAGGCCTGGGCGAGCTTCTCCAAGGCCGCCTGGCCCGAGGGAGCCCAGTCCACCCGATGCCCGGCCCGCTCCAGCATGCGCCGCACCATGTGGGCCACCAGGGGCTCGTCCTCAACCAGAAGGATGCGGGGCATATAGGGGCAGGATAACCCGGAAGAGACTCCCCCGGCCCTCCTCGCTTTCCACCTCGATCCTCCCCCCGTGGGCCTCCACGATGTGCTTGGAGATGAAAAGCCCGAGCCCTGTGCCCGAAACCCCGCGGGCCCGGGCGTTCTTGGCCCGGGCGTAGCGCTGGAAGAGCCCGGGAAGCTCCTCCTGGGGGATGCCCGGCCCGGTGTCCTCCACCTCCAGGAGCACAGCCTCCCCCTCCCGCCGGGCAGCGAAGCGCACCGCCCCCCCAGGGGGTGTGAACTTAAAGGCGTTGGAGAGAAGGTTCCCCAGGACCTGGACCACGCGGTCCGGGTCCGCCTCTATGACGGGGAGCTCCCCTACCTCCACCCGGAAGTCTACCCCCGAGAAGCGGGCCACCCCCTGGAAGCTCCTGGCCAGCTCCAGGAAGGAGGGCCTGAGGTCCACCGGGCGGCGGACCACCTCAAAGCGGCCGGCCTCCAAACGGCTCGTGTCCAAGAGGTTGTCCACCATGGTTTTCAGGCGGAAGGTGCTTTCCAGGATGAGCTCCACGGACTCCGAGGCGCTTTCGGAGAGGGGTTCTTCCCGCAAGAGCTCCGCCAGGCCCATGATCACCGCCAGGGGGGTGCGGAGCTCGTGGCTTACGGCGGCGATGAACTCCCCCTTGAGCCTTTCCGCCTCCAAACGTGGACGGAGGTCCCGTAGGTTCACCACCACGCCCCGCACCCGGGGCTCGTCCAGAAGGTTCCGTCCCCAGGCCTCCATGGGGATCGCGGTGCCGTCTGCGTGAAGCACGCGAAACTCTCCCGTGCGCACCTGGCCCGGGTGGGCCAAAAGCTCCTGCAAGAGGGCCGCGGCCAGGGGCCGGTCCTCGGGGTACACGGACTCCAAGCCCTGCACGGGAGCCCTTTTGTAGCCCTCAGGGTCGTAGCCCAACACCGCCCGCACACTGGCGCTGACGAAGCGGATGATACCCTCCCGGTCGAGAACATAGACCACGTCCTGGGAGTTTTCCATGAGGGCCTTGAGGCGGTCCTCCTCCGCCTCCAAAAGCTCCAGGAAGCGGGCCTTCTCCAGCACCAGGGCGAGGAGGGTGCCCACCTGCGAAAGACGGGAAAGGAGCCTTTCCGAAAAGCGCCGCTCCTTGCGGTAACCCAAAAAGAGCCCGCCCTGGAAGTCTCCCGCCCGGAAAGGCGTCACCAGCACACTCCTAAGCCCCAGGGCCTCCGCTAGAGCGCAGTCCCCGGGGCCGAGGGCTTCCACCCCCAAGGGGCTTCCCTCCCGCAGGGCCTTCCCCAAAAGGTTAGGCTGGGGCAGCTCCTGGGGAAGCGGGCAGGTACCGTAGAGCATCTGCCCCACGCCCCCGCCCTCGGCCAAAAGCAGGCCTTCGTCGGCGCCAAAGAGGGCCTGCAACCGCTTCACAAGGGCCTCCCCCAGGGCCGCGAGCCCCCGCTGGCGCAAGGCGGTCTGGGCCACGTCCACCAGGGCCTGGGTGAAGGCCACCTGGTCCCGGAGGGCCCGCTCCACGCGGGTGCGCTCGGTGATATCGTGGAGGACCAAAACCCGCATCTCCCCCACCTGCCGCCCCCGCACGCTGTAGGTGGCCCCTCCCAGGCTGGCCTCCAACCGCCCCCCTTCCAGGGCGGGCCCCAAGGCTCCAGGCAGGTCTTCCAAGCCCACCTCCGCCCCCAGGCCCAAAGCGCCCCGTGCCCGCCCGTTGGCAAAGCCCCGATCGCCGAAAAGGACCACCACCCCATCCGGAAGTTCCTCCAAAACCTCGGAAAGCCGCCTGCGCTCGGCGGCCAAGGCCAAGGACAGCTGGGTCCTCTCCCGGTAGAGCTGGGCGTTCTTGAGGGCCACCCCCGCCACCCCGGTGAGGAGCTCCACGTAGCGCACCTCCTCCTCGCTGACCGCCCTTCCCCCCGGCCCGTGGTCCACGGCCACGGCACCCAGGGGTTCCACCTCGGCCAGGATGGGCACGAAGGCCACGCTGGGCCCCAGGTCCTGGGCGACGGCCGGGGGCAAGACCCCTCGCCCCAGCACCAGGGCCCGACGCTCCCGCACCGCCCGGGCCAGGGGGTCGGGGGAGGAGGCCAGGGCAAGCCGGATGCGGCTGCGGCCCTCAGTCCAGAAGAGGGCCGAGCCCTTGACCGTCAGGTGGCCCTCCAGGCGGTCCCCCTTTACCAGGGCCACCGTCACCCGGTAAAACCCGAAGCGCTGGGCTAGGGCCCGGGCCAGGGTTTCCACCACCGCGCTGGGCTCCAGGGCCTTGGCCACCTCGCGCGCCAGGGCGCTCACGTGGGAAAGGGCCTCCACGTGGCGGGAAAGCCGGGCCAGGGCCCCGTTGCGCTCGGAGAGGAGCTCCCCGTTCTTGAGGGCCAAGGCGGTGAGCTGGGCCAGGAGGGGCAGGAGGGGCTTTAAGGCCTGGGGGACGCCCTCGAGGCTCAACACCCCCTTGGGGGCGAAGTGGGGGCAGCTGGGGCAAACCAGGGCCCGGGTCTCGCGGGTGGCCCGGGGGCGCAGACGGCAACGGGCCTCGGGGTCGGCCCAGCAGTAGGGGCCCTCCTCCCCTACCACCGGCAGGAGCCACTCTTCCTCCCGCTTGACCGGCCCCTCGGCAAAGAAGGCTTCCTGTACCGGTCCCTTGCTATACAGGGGCAGGGCGATGGCGGACACGGTGTAGTGCCGTCCGCGGCCCGAGGCCACCTCTCCCATGAGCTCCCGGGTTTCCCTGCGGTAGAGAAAGAGGGCCGCCCGTTCCACCCCCTCCTCGGTGGCCACCTCCAGCAGGTTGCGAAGAATCTGCACCGGCTCCAGGTCCTTTAAGAGCGCCCGCTGGAAACGCCCCAGGACCTCGAGCTGCCCCACCAGTCTCATCTGCCTCCAATGGTAGCATGGGGCCGGGGTTGCAAGGGGCAGGGGGAAATCTTAGACTTGGTCAAAGAGCGGGGCCCCTTGGCCTAAGGAGGAAAGCCATGCCCATAGACTTCAGCCTCACGGAGGAGCAGCGGCAGCTCCAGGCCCTGGCCCGGCGCTTTGCCCGGGAGGTCATCTTGCCCGTGGCCGCGGAGTACGACGCCAAGGAGGAAGTCCCCTGGCCCGTTATAGAGAAGCTCCACGAGGTGGGCCTCCTGAACGCCATCATCCCCGAGGCGTACGGGGGCATGGGCCTCAAGATGCTGGACGAGGTCCTCGTGGGCGAGGAGCTGGCCTATGCCTGCATGGGCATCTACACCATCCCCATGGCCAGCGACCTGGGCATCACCCCGGTGCTCCTGGCGGGCACGGAGGCGCAGAAGGAGCGCTTCCTGAGGCCCCTCACGCAAAAGCCCGCCCTGGCGGCCTTCGCCCTCAGCGAGCCCGGCAACGGCTCCGACGCCGCCGCCCTCAGAACCCGGGCGGTGCGCCAGGGGGACCACTACCTCCTGAACGGCACCAAGATGTGGATCAGCAACGGGGGCGAGGCGGAGTGGACCGTGGTCTTCGCCACCCTGAACCCCGAGCTCCGCCACAAGGGGGTGGTGGCCCTGGTGGTGGAACGGGGGACCCCAGGCATGAAGGCGGTGAAGATCCACGGCAAGATGGGCCAGAGGGCCTCCGGCACCTACGAGCTGGTGTTTGAGGACGTGAGGGTGCCCGTGGAAAACCGCCTGGGGGAGGAGGGGGAGGGCTTCAAGATCGCCATGCAGACCCTCAACAAGACCCGCATCCCCGTGGCCGCGGGCAGCGTGGGGGTGGCCCGGCGGGCCCTAGACGAGGCCAGGAAGTACGCCAAGGAGCGGGAAGCTTTCGGACAGCCCATCGCCAATTTCCAGGCCATCCAGTTCAAGCTGGCGGACATGATGATCGGCTTGGAAACCGCCCGCATCTACACCTACTACGCCGCCTGGCTGGCGGACCAGGGCCTTCCCCACGCCCACGCCAGCGCCATCGCCAAAGCCTACGCCTCGGAGGTGGCCTTCGAGGCCGCCAACCAGGCCATCCAGATCCATGGGGGGTACGGGTACGTGCGGGAGTTCCCCGTGGAGAAGCTCCTAAGGGACGTGAAGCTCAACCAGATCTACGAGGGCACCAACGAGATCCAGAGGCTCGTCATCGCCAGGCACCTCCTGGCGGAGTGAAGGGAGGCTAAGGATGAAGTTCGTGGCGGTCATCCGGCAGGTACCCGACGGGGAGAGCAGGCTCAAGGTCCAGGGGGGACGGGTGGACCTCTCGGGGGCCACCCTGATCCTGGACCAGATGGACGAGTACGCGGTGGAAGAGGCCCTGCGCCTCAAGGAAAAGCATGGGGGGGAGGCCATTGTGGTGGGCTTCGGCCCCGAGCGCACCGAGGAGGCCATCCGCACCGCTTTGGCCATGGGCATGGACCGGGGGGTGCACGTGGTCCACGAGGGCTACGCCGACCCCGTGGCCGTGGCCGAGGCCCTGGCCCCGGTCCTGAAGGAGGAGGTCCCCACCCTGGTCCTCACCGGAGGGCAGCAGGCGGACTGGGACAGCCAGGCCCTGGGGGCGGCCCTGGCTGAGGCCCTGGGGGTGCCGGTGGTGGCCTGGACCACCGCCCTGGAGCTGGAGGGGGAGACCGCCCGGGCCAAGCACGACCTGGACGAGGGAGCGGAGTGGGTGCGGGTGCCCCTCCCTGCGGTCTTCACCACCCAGCAGGGCCTGAACGAGCCCCGCTACCCCACCCTGCCCGGCATCATGAGGGCCAAGAAGAAGGAGATCAAGAAGGTGGCCTTCCAAGGAACGGCCAAGGTGGAGGTCCTGGAAGAGAGCATCCAGGAAAAGGCCCGTTTGGGGAAGATCCTGGACGGTAAGGATCCGGTGGCGGCGGCGGAGGAGCTGGTGCGGCTTCTCCGCGAGGAGGCCAAGGTCATTTAGGAGGTGGCCCATGATCCTGGTGGTGCTGGACCATGATGGAAGCAAGCTTAGGAAAGCGAGCCTCGAGGCCCTCACCCGGGCCCGGAAGTTGGCCGAGGCCCTGGGGGCAAGGGTGGCGGGGGTACTCCTGGCGGAAGGCCCGGCCCCCGTGGAGGAGGCCCGAGGCTACGTGGAAACCCTTTACGTGGCCGAGCCCGGCCCCTACACCGCGGAGCGGTGGGCAGCCGGGGTGCTGGAGGCGGCCAAGGGCGGGGCCAGGGCGGTCCTCGCCCCCTCGTCCCGGCAGAGCCGGGCCTACCTGGGCCGGGTAGCCTACGCCCTGAGGGCGGGGCTATTGGAGGACACCCTGGACTCCTGGGCGGAGGGGGGCCAGGTCTACGCCACCCGCTACGCCTACCTGAACCGGGTGACCCAGAAGGTGCGCAGCGCCCTCCCTGCGGTCCTCACGGTGAAGCCCAACACCACCCCCCTGGCGGAGCCCCTGGGGGGGCAGGGCGAGGCGGTGGCCCTGAGCCTGCCCCCGGTGCCCACGCTGGAGGTGCTGGAGAGGGTGCAGGAGGAGAAGCGGGGCGTCTCCCTCACCGAGGCCGACGTGGTGGTCACGGGGGGCCGGGGGCTGGGGGGCGCCGAGGCCTTCCAGAAGGTGGAGGAGCTGGCCCTCCTCCTGGGCGGGGCCGTGGGGGCCACCCGGGCGGTGGTGGACGCGGGCTGGCGCCCTTACGCCGAGCAGGTGGGCCAGACGGGGAAGACCGTGCAGCCCTCCCTCTACATCGCCTTAGGGGTTTCCGGGGCGGTGCAGCACCTCTCGGGGATGAACAAGAGCAAGTTCATCGTGGCGGTGAACAAGGACCCCGAGGCCCCCATCTTCAAGCACGCGGACTACGGCATCGTGGGGGACGTGCACCAGGTGCTGCCCTCCCTGATCCAGGCGGTGAAGCGACTCAAGGACTGAGGGCTTGCCGGGTGCCCCCGCGGTGCCCGCACCCGGGCCCGACGGGGCGGCAAACCCCCGGCCGCGGTTCGGGGGGCGAGGGGGGCCCCTAAAGCCCCCCCGCCCCCTTTTCCCCTAGGCGGCCCTACCCTGCCCCGGCGCGGTTCAGCCCTCCCGACGTTCGTCCCGGGAAGGGGGCGGGGGGGGTGCCCCCTCCTCCTCCATGCGGGCCTCCTCCGGGGTCTTGGGAGGAGCGCTCTGGGTTTCCTCTGGTGGGGGAGCGGGCTTCCTCCCCTCCCCGCGGAGGAACCTGAGGAGGAGGTAGAGGAGCAGGGCCGCGGCCACCACCCCCACCGCGTAAGGCCAGGCGGGGGCTCCTGAGGCCTCGGGGGGCGCGGGCAGGGCCAGGGGCGGGGCCGGGGCCTGGAAGACCTCCTCCTCCAGCTGGCCCACCCGCTCGGCTAGGGCCTTAAGGGCTTCCTCCTGGGCGGCAAGCCTGGCCTCCAGGGCCGCCACCCGGCCCTCCGCCGCCAGGAGGCGGCTGTACCCTTCGTACCCCAGCCAGCCCAGAAGGACCAGCAGGACCAGAAACGCCAGCAGGGGAATCCAAGGTCGCATCGTGCCTCCTTTCCCCGGGCCCTTCCTGGAAGCAAGCCCGGCCCTTTACTGTATCATGCGGCCAGTATGGCCGACAACGCCAGGCTTATCCTGGACGAACTCCTCGCCGAGCTGGAGGAAAGGCGCAAAAAGGTGTTCCTGGGTGGGGGTGAGGAGCGCATAAGGAAGCAGCACCAGCAGGGCAAGCTCACCGCCCGGGAACGCATCGCCTACCTCCTGGACGAGGGCAGTTTCGTGGAGCTCATGCCCTTCACCGAACACCTGGAAACCGGGCTCATGGAGGGGATGGAAGCCCCGGCGGACGGGGTGGTGACCGGCTACGGCACCATCGGAGGACGCCTGGTCTTCGTCTTCAGCCAGGATTTCACCGTCTTAGGAGGCTCCCTGGGGAAGATGCACGGGCGTAAGATCGCAAGCCTCATGGACCTGGCGGCCAAGGTGGGGGCTCCCATCATCGGCCTCAATGATTCCGCCGGGGCCCGCATCCAGGAGGGGGTGGACAGCCTCTCCGGCTACGGGGAGGTCTTCTACCGCAACGCCATCTACTCCGGGGTGGTGCCGCAGATCTCCGCCATCCTGGGCCCCTGCGCCGGGGGTGCGGTCTACAGCCCCGCCATGACCGACTTTGTGCTCATGAGCCGGGGAGGGAGCTACATGTTCATCACCGGCCCCGAGGTGATCCGGAGCGTGACCCGGGAGGAGGTGAGCTTCGAGGAGCTGGGGGGGGCGGAGGTGCACATGGAGAAAAGCGGGGTGGCCCACCTCGAGGGCAAGGACGACCGGGAGGTCCTGGACCTCATCAGGAAGCTCCTCTCCTACCTGCCGCAAAACAGCCGGGAAAAGCCCCCGGTGCGGGAGCCCAGGGACGACCCCCACCGCCCCACCCCGGAGCTTCTGGACATCGTCCACCCGGACGCCCGAAGGCCCTACAACATGCACCAGGTGATCCGGACCCTCCTGGACGAGGGGGAGTTCTTGGAGATCCAGCCGGGCTTCGCCCGGAACCTCATCGTGGGCCTGGGGCGGCTCGGCGGCTACCCCGTGGGGGTCATCGCCAACAACCCCCGCTTCATGGCCGGGGCCCTGGACATCAACGCCTCCGACAAGGCCGCCCGCTTCATCCGCACCATGGACGCCTTCAACATCCCCCTCCTCACCCTGGTGGACGTGACGGGCTTTCTGCCCGGGGTGGCCCAGGAGCACGGGGGCATCATCCGCCACGGGGCCAAGATGCTCTTCGCCTACGCCGAGGCCACGGTGCCCAAGATCACCCTCATCGCCCGCAAGGCCTACGGGGGGGCCTACCTGGCCATGAACTCCAAGGACATGGGGGCGGACGTGGTGCTGGCCTGGCCCACGGCGGCGGTGGCGGTGATGGGGGCGGAAGGGGCGGCCAACATCATCTACCGCAAGGAGATCCAGTCCTCCCCCAACCCCGAGGAAACCCGCCGCCGGAAAATCGAGGAGTACAAGCGGGCCTTCGACAACCCCTGGGTGGCGGCGGCCCGGGGCTACATCGACGACGTCATCGACCCCACCCACACCCGGCGCATCCTTTACCGGCACCTGCGGATGCTCTGGGACAAAAAGGAGGAACGGCCCTTCAAGAAGCACGACAACATCCCCCTCTGAAACCCGAGGGCGCCGGGGTCGGCCCAAAGTCCTAGGACTTTGGGCCGTTTTCTTGGGGCGGCGGAGGACCTAGCCTGGACATGAACGGGAGGTGAAGCCGAGATGAAACCCTATGCCAAGGCCCTTATCGGCGGGCTGGCCCTTCTTCTCTTCGCCGCCTGCTCCGGGCCACAGGGGGAGGTAGGGCCGCAGGAGATCGTGGTGACGGAAGGGATCCCTGCCCCCAGCGCCAAGGGGGTGGCGGTCCGGCCCCAGGGGAACCTCGAGGGCCAGCTGGCCTCCTTGGTGGGCTCCCAAACCACCCCCCTGGCGGTGGACGGGTGCGCCTACGGGGCCCCCAGCACGGTGCAGGTGAGCTACGCCATCAAGACACCGCCTGCGCAGGCCTACCCCGCCTCCTTCAAGGTCTACACCACCTGGGCCCACGAGGCAGGGGCATGGGTGGGGTCGGATGAAGCCACCGTCACCTTCCAAAGCGCCAGCGACCAGCCCAAAACGGTGATGCTCACCGTGCGGAATGGGGGTTCCCCTGCCACGGGCACTAGCACCTTTACGGTGGAGCCTCGGGATCCCCAGCCCAGCTCCGGTCCAGGAAGGCTCCAGACACCTCCTGGGCAGTCCGAGGTCACCGTCCACGTGAGCTTCAACCCCTGCCCTGCCACCGACCCCCCTCCCCCCAACACGCCCCCTACCCTCACCGTGCCCAACTTCGTCCTGGCAGAGGCCACCGGCCCCGCCGGGGCCCAGGTGGCCTTCTCGGTCACGGCCACGGACCTCGAGGACGGGGACCTCACGGGGAGCGTGGTCTGCACCCCAACAAGCGGTACCCTCTTCCCCATCGGCGAAACCACGGTGACCTGCTCCGTAACCGACTCCGGGGGACTTTCCGCCAGCGCGAGCTTCCCCGTATACGTGGAGGACTCGACCCCGCCCATCTTCTCTGGAGTGCCCAGCGGCACCGCGACCCGGATCGCCCAGAACATCCAGGGATGGGCCTTAAACCTTGCGGATCTTGGCATTTCCGCTAGCGACCCGAACGGGGTTTCGGAGCCCGTGACCATGACCTGCATCCCTGCGGAGGGGAGCTACATCCCCATCGGGGCCACCCAGACCGTGGTCTGCACTGCTAGGGACAGCGCCACCTACCGCGCCCCGGTGAGCCCCGCCCCCCCCACCCCCAACGAGAGCCAGGCTAGCTTCCAGGTCTTCGTGACCCTGAACGTGAACCCTGCAGGCTTCCTACCCCCCTTGCGCATGGCGGTCCCCTACAGCGCCCACAAGCGGGGCTCCACCATCCCCCACAAGTTCTACCCGCCCACCTACGCCGATGGCACCCCCGCCACGGACCTGGCCGACGGCCTGCGCCTTGTCCTCCGCTACACCGGCAGCTGCAACTCCACAAGCGGGGAGGCAATCGAGGGCAACGACTACCCCACCGGCTCCACCGCCTGGCGCTACGACCCCGACAGCGGCCAGTACGTCTTCAACCTGAAGACCCAGGCCGGCTGGAGCCTGGGCTGCTACCGCACCACGGTGTCCTACGCGGGCATCCCCTTGGCGGAGACCCATTTCAGCCTCATCCGCTAGGGGTAAACCAAGGTTTGGGTAAACTGGGGCCAGGCCATGGTGAAGGTCTGGCTCCAGTTTCCCATCTTCACCGAGCAGGAAGCCTTGGCGGAAACCCTGAGGGCCCGGGGCTTCGAGGTGGTGGAGCACCCCCTCCTGGCCCAGGTGGGCCTGGTGGAGGCCGACCGGGAGGTCCCTGCCCCCCCGCCCGTCCCCGCGGTGGTCCTCTTAAAGACCCGGGAACAGTCGGCCCAAGCCCTGAAGAAGGGGTACAGGGGCTACCTCTACCCGGACCAGGGCCTCGAGGTCCTGGAAAGGGCCCTCAAGGCCGTGGCCCAGGGGGAGGTCTGGGCGGAAAGGCGGGTGGTGGCCGCCTTGGTGGGGGAGCCCCTCCCCCACCTCACCCAGCGGGAGAAGGAGGTGGCTGCCCTGGCCGCCCTCGGCCTCAGCAACGAGGAGATCGCCAAGGAACTCGGCATCTCGGTGAAGACGGTGAAGGCCCACCTCTCCATCATCTTTCAGAAGCTGGGCGTGAAGAAGCGGAGCCAGCTGGCCCACGTGCGCTTCCTGAGCTGATCTATCCCGCTAAAGGCCTAGGCCTCCTGGTGCAAAAGCCTTAAGACTTTTTGCTTAAAAAGACCTAGACCAAAAGCCCGTTGCTTGCCTTCGCCCCTGCCCCCATGCTGAGGGTGAAAGGAGGTCTTTATGAGGTCCACTAGAGCGTTTTGGTTCCTGGCTGGGGCCGCCCTGGCCTTGGTCCTGGCGGCCTGCGGCGGGCAGATGGGCTCCCTGGGAACCGGCGGCTCGAGTCTGCAGGCAGGCAGCGCCCCCCTCACCGGGGCCATCTACACCACCTTAGGGGACGGCTCCCTGGTGAACGGCAACGTCTACGACGCCAAGGAGGACGTCTACCTGAATGGTGGCCCGCCTCCCAACGCCCCCTGCACCGCCGCCGGCCTGCCGGACGGGGAGTACTACTTCCAGGTGACCGACCCCTCGGGGGCTACCCTCCTCACCACCGACCCCATCGACCACCGCCGGGTGCGGGTCCAGGGCGGGGTCTTCGTGGAGTACACGGGAGCCACCTACGGCGGGACGCGCCTGACAGGCTCAGGCCGCTGCCCGGGGGCCATCAGCGTACAGCTTTACCCCTACGCCGACACCCCTAACCCCGGGGGGGAGTACAAGGTCTGGGTGACCCCGGTGGCGGACTACGCCCCCGGACAGGGCGTCCACGGCTTCCTCCCCGCCCGGAGCAAGACCGACAACTTCAAGGTGCGCATGCGCGGGGAGGAACCCGCGGAGGTGGCCATCTGGGGCTACAAGTGGTACGACGCCAACACCAACGGCATGTGGGACCCGGGTGAGCCCGCCATCCCCGGCTGGCGCATCGAGAAGGTGCCCCCCACGCCCTCCGACGTGACCTACACCTCCGCAAGCGGCCAGTACAGCTTCCTGGTGCCCAGGAACTCCGGAGCCTACACCATCACCGAGGTGCCCCCGCCTCCCGGCTGGTGGCCCGCGGGCCGCTGGCTCAACACGACCCCCACCTCGGGCACGGTCACGGTGGGCACCGCCGACGTCCACGGCCCCGATTTCGGCAACGTCTGCCTGGGCGCAGGGGGCGGCAGGACCCTGGGTTTCTGGAGCAACCGCAACGGCCAGAGCGCCATGAACGGCCTGGGGATGAACGCCATCCTGGCGGAGCTTCGCGACCTGAACCTGGTGCGGGCGGACGGAAACCCCTTTGATCCCTGGAGCTACAGCGAGTTCCGCACCTGGCTCCTCGGGGCCAACGCCACCAACATGGCCTACATGCTCTCCGCCCAGATGGCGGCCATGTACCTGAACGTGCGGGCGGGGTTTGTGGACGGGAACGCCCTGGTCTATGCCCCAGGCACCACGAGCGCCAACGCGGCGGGCTTCGCCACGGTGAATGCCCTCCTGGCCGAGGCGAACGCGGAGCTCGCCCTCCACCCCACCGCCTATGACGGCAGCCCCTGGCGCGCCTACCAGGAGGCCCTGAAGGACGCCTTCGACTGGGCCAACAACAACCGGACCTTCGTCCAGCCCGGCCCCGAGGCCTGCCCCTTTGACTCCCCCTACTGAAGCCCCTGGCCTCCTATCCCCCGCCCCTTTGGGGCGGGGGTTTGCTACCCTTAGGGGCGTGGACCTGGTCCGCTTCCGGGAGGAGCTCACCGCCTGCCGCCTCTGCCCCCGGCTGGTGGCCTGGCGGGAGGAGGTGGGACGAACCAAGCGCCGGGCCTACCGGGACTGGGCGTACTGGGCAAGGCCCGTCCCCGGCTTTGGGGATCCCCGGGCCCGGCTGGTGCTCTTCGGTCTGGCCCCTGGGGCCCACGGCTCCAACCGCACGGGCCGCCCCTTCACCGGGGACGCCTCCGGGGCCTTCCTCTACCCCCTTCTTTACGAGGCGGGGCTTTCCAGCAAGCCCACGAGCGAACCCGGGGACGACCTCCGGCTCTTTGGGGTCTACCTCACCGCCGCGGTGCGCTGCGCCCCGCCGGCCAACAGACCCACCCGGGAGGAGCTCCTGGCCTGCGGGGCCTGGACCCGGGCGGAGCTCGGCCTCCTTCGGGAGGCCCGGGTCTATCTGGCCCTGGGAAGGGTAGCCCTCGAGGCCCTCCTGGACCACTTCGGCCTGAAAAAAGGCCCCCACCCCTTCGCCCACGGGGCCCACCACCTCCTCCCCGATGGGCGGCACCTCCTCGTCAGCTACCACGTCTCCCGCCAGAACACCCAGACCGGCCGGCTCACCCGGGGGATGTTCCTGGAGGTGCTCCTCCGGGCCAAGGCCCTCGCCGGGCTCTGAGCCAAGCCAGGAGGTCCTCGTAGGGGAGGAGGTTCAGCACCCTTTCGGGGCCGATCCAGGCCCTTTGCGCCGCGCCCACGGCCAGCTCCATGAGGCGCAGGTGGTCCACCTGGTGGGCGTCGGTGGAGAGGCTGATCCAAAGCCCCATCCCGTAGGCCAGGCGGGCCAGGTCGTCGGGGAGGTCCATGCGGTCGTAGTAGCCGTCGATCTCCACCGCCACCCCCTTTTCCTTGGCCTTTTGGAAAACGGCCTCCCAGTCCGCCTCGATGGGGGGCCTGCGGCCGAGGAGCCGGGCGGTGGGGTGGGCCAGGACGTGGACGAAGGGGTTCTCCAGGGCCTTCAGGATGCGCCGGGTCTGCTCGGCCTTGGAGAGCTTGAACTGGGAGTGGATGGAGACGAGGACCAGGTCCAGCTCCCTCAGGACCCAGTCCGGGTAGTCCAGGGAGCCGTCGGGCCTTATGTCCACCTCCGCCCCCGCCAGGAGGTAGGGAGGGCCGTGGGCCTCGTTGAAGCGGCGGATGGCCGCGATGCGCTTCAGGGCCTCTTCCGGGGAAGGCCC
This window contains:
- a CDS encoding response regulator transcription factor; amino-acid sequence: MPRILLVEDEPLVAHMVRRMLERAGHRVDWAPSGQAALEKLAQAYDLVVCDLVMPGVSGLEVIRQVRARGSAPVLALSASVSARSQQEALEAGAQAFLGKPFEAQALLAQVERLLGGSRGQSPP
- a CDS encoding ATP-binding protein, producing the protein MRLVGQLEVLGRFQRALLKDLEPVQILRNLLEVATEEGVERAALFLYRRETRELMGEVASGRGRHYTVSAIALPLYSKGPVQEAFFAEGPVKREEEWLLPVVGEEGPYCWADPEARCRLRPRATRETRALVCPSCPHFAPKGVLSLEGVPQALKPLLPLLAQLTALALKNGELLSERNGALARLSRHVEALSHVSALAREVAKALEPSAVVETLARALAQRFGFYRVTVALVKGDRLEGHLTVKGSALFWTEGRSRIRLALASSPDPLARAVRERRALVLGRGVLPPAVAQDLGPSVAFVPILAEVEPLGAVAVDHGPGGRAVSEEEVRYVELLTGVAGVALKNAQLYRERTQLSLALAAERRRLSEVLEELPDGVVVLFGDRGFANGRARGALGLGAEVGLEDLPGALGPALEGGRLEASLGGATYSVRGRQVGEMRVLVLHDITERTRVERALRDQVAFTQALVDVAQTALRQRGLAALGEALVKRLQALFGADEGLLLAEGGGVGQMLYGTCPLPQELPQPNLLGKALREGSPLGVEALGPGDCALAEALGLRSVLVTPFRAGDFQGGLFLGYRKERRFSERLLSRLSQVGTLLALVLEKARFLELLEAEEDRLKALMENSQDVVYVLDREGIIRFVSASVRAVLGYDPEGYKRAPVQGLESVYPEDRPLAAALLQELLAHPGQVRTGEFRVLHADGTAIPMEAWGRNLLDEPRVRGVVVNLRDLRPRLEAERLKGEFIAAVSHELRTPLAVIMGLAELLREEPLSESASESVELILESTFRLKTMVDNLLDTSRLEAGRFEVVRRPVDLRPSFLELARSFQGVARFSGVDFRVEVGELPVIEADPDRVVQVLGNLLSNAFKFTPPGGAVRFAARREGEAVLLEVEDTGPGIPQEELPGLFQRYARAKNARARGVSGTGLGLFISKHIVEAHGGRIEVESEEGRGSLFRVILPLYAPHPSG
- a CDS encoding acyl-CoA dehydrogenase family protein → MPIDFSLTEEQRQLQALARRFAREVILPVAAEYDAKEEVPWPVIEKLHEVGLLNAIIPEAYGGMGLKMLDEVLVGEELAYACMGIYTIPMASDLGITPVLLAGTEAQKERFLRPLTQKPALAAFALSEPGNGSDAAALRTRAVRQGDHYLLNGTKMWISNGGEAEWTVVFATLNPELRHKGVVALVVERGTPGMKAVKIHGKMGQRASGTYELVFEDVRVPVENRLGEEGEGFKIAMQTLNKTRIPVAAGSVGVARRALDEARKYAKEREAFGQPIANFQAIQFKLADMMIGLETARIYTYYAAWLADQGLPHAHASAIAKAYASEVAFEAANQAIQIHGGYGYVREFPVEKLLRDVKLNQIYEGTNEIQRLVIARHLLAE
- a CDS encoding electron transfer flavoprotein subunit beta/FixA family protein; amino-acid sequence: MKFVAVIRQVPDGESRLKVQGGRVDLSGATLILDQMDEYAVEEALRLKEKHGGEAIVVGFGPERTEEAIRTALAMGMDRGVHVVHEGYADPVAVAEALAPVLKEEVPTLVLTGGQQADWDSQALGAALAEALGVPVVAWTTALELEGETARAKHDLDEGAEWVRVPLPAVFTTQQGLNEPRYPTLPGIMRAKKKEIKKVAFQGTAKVEVLEESIQEKARLGKILDGKDPVAAAEELVRLLREEAKVI
- a CDS encoding electron transfer flavoprotein subunit alpha/FixB family protein, which produces MILVVLDHDGSKLRKASLEALTRARKLAEALGARVAGVLLAEGPAPVEEARGYVETLYVAEPGPYTAERWAAGVLEAAKGGARAVLAPSSRQSRAYLGRVAYALRAGLLEDTLDSWAEGGQVYATRYAYLNRVTQKVRSALPAVLTVKPNTTPLAEPLGGQGEAVALSLPPVPTLEVLERVQEEKRGVSLTEADVVVTGGRGLGGAEAFQKVEELALLLGGAVGATRAVVDAGWRPYAEQVGQTGKTVQPSLYIALGVSGAVQHLSGMNKSKFIVAVNKDPEAPIFKHADYGIVGDVHQVLPSLIQAVKRLKD